aaatgattacaaaatataactccaaaactcaaaaaccaaattaataaaggtttattttcaaataagttTTTGGAACTAAACCCTAAAAATTCTTTTGCTAATCAGCCCATGCATGCATTTTCAGTCTACAAAAATTGAttcagttttttgttttttgttatgTACTTTGTAAAGTTTCATAGCTGCCAGCCTAAACAGAAGAAAAGGCAACTAGGGCTGCAGATTAAACCACATAGAACCAAGAGAATAGTTAATGAAAAGCCTGGAATCAACCAAATAATATGGCAAGAAAATTTCACCACTACATTTTTGGTTTTATGTTTTAGCAATATATATCTTAACTTAATTTTGTTCTCAATTATCTATCAAGAAATTAAACTAATATTCCTATGTACTCAAAATctatttaatcaaaattatattgttttctcttaaaaaaaaaaaaaaacagctattcacacacacacaaacaaaaaaaataaaattactctAGCAAATTTAGGGCAACATGTTTCCAAGATATTGTCACACTCGTTAAACATTTGTGAAAGATCAAACACATAATATTCCAACTTTTAACACAACAaggtattttttttagaaacaaaatgcAATAttaaagggtttttttttttttttaaaaaattacaatggAGCCTATAATTTATCAAAAATggaaatatattgaaaaagcTTAAATTTATATACTATTATTCATTTTCTCCTTTCATCTCTAGTAGCAAGTTAACGTgactcacaaaaaaaaaaaaaaaaaaaaaaacaaaaacaaaaacaaaacaaaaaataaaaacaaaaaacaaaaaaaaaagaaaaagaaaaagaaaaaaaagagatagaTCTTAGAGTTCAAACCTattattcattttcttctttcagCTTTATAGTTAGTGATTAAAGTTATTTCTTTCTAAGTATTTAATTTCTCTGTGTTCATAAATAATTCAATCAACAGAATACCAATGCATCTCATTATCCAATGAGAACAGCCATGAGccatatttaaaaaagaaaaatatatccttcatgttattctttattttttttttaacaagatacTAAAGGTAGAAGGATCCACAAGTACATCGAGACATCTCAACCAAATTGACACACTTCCTTATCAACTCCATCACATTCCGACACCAGAAGCGAGTTGAACAACATGGAGGAAAAATCATTGAAAGTGAACTCTCCAACCCAAAGTAGCTTTATCCAAGGCATATTTTCTtctgttcttttctttttgtaagagaaaggattgttctttttctttcctcactttcattttctctataaCATAAAGGAATAAGGAGAGAGAATAGTTTGTTTTGGACATCAATATGGGATCCTTTAAAGGGGTTTGTTGATCATAAGAAGTTCctctaatttataaaatatgtgaaggaaaaaaaaaaggaagaaaacaaCTTACACcaattttatatgaaaaaatcaaaaaaaaaaaaaaaaaaacagaacaaaaattatatataacaaaaaaaactttttaaaaaattatggatgaattaaaatatctcaCGTCTATTTATGCTTGGGGGCTGCCTTGGAACATCATTAGCTACACGAGTGGCCATGGTTAAATCAATTCCTTCTGTTTGGTTCATAAGAAAGTTTGGATTTGGATTTGAGATCTCCTCCTGaaaacaacaaaaccaaaaattaaaatttgagttcTATGACACAACACCTATCCTTTTAGGGTTAGCAATACGGATATAAACTTTTGGCTTAGTTCGATACGATTTTGTTTTTCGTTTCCATGTTTGTTTTTGAAAGTTGTTCtgaatttctaaaacaaaaatggatttttaagGGTGCGGTTGGGAAACGAAGTTAGAAAGATAAGTATaatgtttaaaatttagaaacgataaataaaaacattatcAAACAGGGTATGAGATAATAATTACCAGGAAATTGTGAGTATTGGGAGAGAAGAAAGCAGTTGAGTGAGCAAATCCATGAAACTGATTTGAAGAAGGGAGAAACATCCCACCACACATGTTCACTGGTAGAAGATTGGCGCAGTAGCCACAACGAACGGTGACCCTTTTGAACAAACTAGTAGAAGGAACACTTACCTAATAAACACAAATTAAGAATTAACAAAGGAACAAGAAACCCTAAGAATATAAAAAAAGTTACGACATATTTACCGCCAAAATGGTGTCGCAAATGTTACAATGGACATAGCAAATCTCGTCGGAAGGAGAAGGAGGAGGAAGTTGAGAGAAAGTGGTgggaaaggaagaagatgacATATTTAACAATTTGtgcccttttttttccttttttttttttttttttcaattttcctctcttttgTTTTTGTGATTCCAATTGGTTGAGTTTTTGATTGACTGATTTGATTGGATTGACAAGTTAACTAAATAACCCTCATTCCagatctatgtttttttttcttccctctttGAATGACGACATCaagaagataaaagaaaacgaGAGAAAGAATTCAAAAGATAAACAACAAGGTCGAAAGAAAAAAC
The Benincasa hispida cultivar B227 unplaced genomic scaffold, ASM972705v1 Contig285, whole genome shotgun sequence genome window above contains:
- the LOC120069210 gene encoding protein YABBY 4-like isoform X2 — its product is MSSSSFPTTFSQLPPPSPSDEICYVHCNICDTILAVSVPSTSLFKRVTVRCGYCANLLPVNMCGGMFLPSSNQFHGFAHSTAFFSPNTHNFLEEISNPNPNFLMNQTEGIDLTMATRVANDVPRQPPSINRPPEKRQRVPSAYNRFIKEEIQRIKAANPDISHREAFSAAAKNEEEDAMLRSG
- the LOC120069210 gene encoding protein YABBY 4-like isoform X1, which produces MSSSSFPTTFSQLPPPSPSDEICYVHCNICDTILAVSVPSTSLFKRVTVRCGYCANLLPVNMCGGMFLPSSNQFHGFAHSTAFFSPNTHNFLEEISNPNPNFLMNQTEGIDLTMATRVANDVPRQPPSINRPPEKRQRVPSAYNRFIKEEIQRIKAANPDISHREAFSAAAKNWAHFPHIHFGSSS